One stretch of Legionella birminghamensis DNA includes these proteins:
- a CDS encoding DUF421 domain-containing protein, whose product MDWMEILEHINEDQAYLYMIIRATILFLISTIILRYGNRRFNLQTSFDYLLLIILGGLISRGINGSANLLSTLVATFSLIILHRIIAMLTLRFETCEHILKGRCYLLLNDGKFQEKTMNKLHITENDVIAEMRRQLNTEDFSKVSKAYLERTGSISFVCK is encoded by the coding sequence ATGGACTGGATGGAAATACTGGAGCATATCAACGAAGATCAGGCTTATCTCTACATGATAATTCGAGCGACTATCCTTTTTTTGATTAGCACAATTATTTTACGTTATGGAAACCGCCGATTTAATTTGCAAACCTCATTTGATTACCTGCTGCTTATCATATTAGGCGGCTTGATCAGCAGAGGCATTAATGGTTCAGCAAACTTATTATCAACACTGGTTGCAACATTCTCTCTCATCATTTTACATCGCATTATTGCAATGCTCACTTTAAGATTTGAAACCTGTGAACACATTTTGAAAGGGCGCTGTTATTTGCTGCTCAATGACGGAAAGTTTCAGGAAAAAACGATGAATAAACTGCACATCACTGAAAACGATGTGATAGCTGAAATGAGGCGTCAGTTAAATACTGAAGACTTTAGCAAAGTCTCAAAAGCATACCTGGAGAGGACAGGTTCGATAAGTTTTGTATGCAA
- a CDS encoding 3-hydroxybutyrate dehydrogenase, with product MKLQNKVAVVTGAASGIGKEIALLYASEGAKVVIADLNLDQAEQVVSEIKAKGGEAMAVAMDVTNEDQVNKGIEDAVKKFGNIHVLVSNAGIQIIESVDKLSLANWKKMLAIHLDGAFLTTRACLKHMYESGEGGSIIYMGSVHSKEASKLKAPYVTAKHGLLGLCKVVAKEGAAYRVRSNVICPGFVRTPLVDKQIPEQAKELGISEQEVIKNVMLKETVDGEFTTVDDVANTALFLAAFETNALTGQSIVVSHGWFME from the coding sequence ATGAAACTTCAGAATAAAGTTGCTGTCGTGACCGGTGCCGCCAGCGGAATTGGTAAGGAAATTGCCCTGCTCTATGCCAGTGAAGGCGCGAAAGTTGTCATTGCCGATTTGAATCTGGATCAGGCAGAACAGGTTGTCAGTGAAATTAAGGCCAAAGGCGGTGAAGCAATGGCTGTGGCAATGGATGTCACTAATGAAGACCAGGTTAATAAAGGGATTGAAGACGCCGTTAAAAAATTTGGCAATATCCATGTTCTGGTTAGCAATGCCGGTATTCAAATCATCGAATCGGTTGATAAACTGTCCCTGGCCAATTGGAAAAAAATGCTGGCAATCCATCTGGATGGCGCCTTTTTAACAACGCGCGCCTGTCTGAAACACATGTATGAGTCTGGCGAAGGCGGCAGCATTATCTACATGGGTTCTGTTCACTCCAAAGAAGCGTCAAAATTAAAAGCCCCTTACGTAACTGCAAAACATGGCCTTCTCGGACTGTGTAAAGTTGTCGCTAAAGAAGGCGCTGCCTATCGCGTGCGCTCTAATGTGATTTGCCCCGGCTTCGTAAGAACACCGCTTGTTGACAAGCAAATTCCGGAACAGGCCAAGGAATTAGGTATTAGCGAACAGGAAGTGATTAAAAATGTTATGCTGAAGGAGACAGTAGACGGTGAATTTACGACAGTGGATGATGTGGCTAATACCGCCCTGTTCCTGGCAGCTTTTGAAACCAATGCCCTTACTGGTCAATCCATCGTAGTTAGCCATGGCTGGTTTATGGAATAA
- a CDS encoding acetoacetate decarboxylase, with translation MKESDVRDKAFAMPLCSPAYPRGPYRFNNREYLIITYETDIDLLREFVPAPLEVTEPLVKFEVIRMPDSTGFGDYTESGQVIPVSFRGRKGGYTHAMYLDDLPPIAAGREIWGFPKKLANPKLYVVQETLMGILDYETTRIATATMGYKYESLNHKKVHESMVSPCYLLKLIPHVDGTTRVCELVEYELQDVVIKGAWTGPAQLELFHHALAPIALLPVKKVVSAVHVLSDLVLPYGKVVYDYLK, from the coding sequence ATGAAGGAATCTGACGTGAGGGACAAGGCATTTGCCATGCCTTTATGCAGTCCAGCCTATCCCCGTGGACCCTATCGCTTTAATAACCGCGAATATTTAATCATCACTTATGAAACAGATATTGATTTGCTGCGCGAATTTGTACCGGCACCACTGGAAGTTACCGAGCCCCTGGTAAAATTTGAAGTCATCCGCATGCCCGATTCTACCGGTTTTGGTGATTATACTGAATCTGGGCAGGTTATTCCGGTAAGTTTTCGCGGGCGCAAGGGAGGCTATACGCATGCCATGTATCTGGATGATCTGCCGCCGATTGCTGCAGGGCGTGAAATCTGGGGTTTCCCCAAGAAACTGGCGAATCCCAAGCTTTACGTAGTGCAGGAAACCTTGATGGGCATCCTTGACTATGAAACCACACGTATTGCTACCGCCACAATGGGCTATAAATATGAGAGCCTGAACCACAAGAAAGTCCATGAATCCATGGTTAGCCCCTGCTACTTACTGAAACTCATCCCCCATGTCGATGGCACAACCCGTGTATGCGAACTGGTCGAGTATGAATTACAGGATGTGGTCATCAAAGGCGCCTGGACAGGTCCTGCTCAGCTGGAGCTTTTCCACCACGCGCTGGCCCCCATTGCCTTGTTGCCGGTCAAAAAAGTGGTTAGTGCAGTACATGTGCTTTCTGATTTGGTATTGCCTTACGGAAAAGTCGTATACGATTATTTGAAGTAA
- the motA gene encoding flagellar motor stator protein MotA produces MLILVGYLVILASVFGGFALAGGHLKAIFQPVELLIIAGAALGSLIVGSSPAALKSIAKAIPAVFKSQKSPKVVYMDLLSLMYALLNKARQEGLMSLEADIDDPENSAIFSQYPRITAKHHIISFICDYFRLIITSNLQPFQLESLMDAEIETHHQEEMIPANAVTKLADGMPAFGIVAAVLGVVHTMESINLPPAQLGVLVAQALVGTFLGILLGYGFIGPVAQAMEQRANQTQIMLNCIKVIILASLHNNPPIISLEFGRKVLFNDERPSFNELSEEIKTPKTA; encoded by the coding sequence ATGCTGATTTTAGTTGGATATCTGGTTATTTTGGCGAGTGTATTCGGAGGATTTGCGCTAGCCGGTGGTCATTTGAAAGCCATATTCCAACCCGTGGAATTACTGATTATTGCCGGAGCAGCACTGGGTTCATTGATAGTGGGAAGCAGCCCGGCTGCTCTAAAATCGATTGCGAAAGCAATTCCTGCAGTTTTTAAAAGCCAGAAATCGCCAAAAGTAGTTTATATGGATCTGTTAAGCCTGATGTATGCCCTGCTCAATAAGGCCAGGCAGGAAGGGTTGATGTCTCTGGAAGCGGATATCGACGACCCCGAAAATAGTGCCATTTTTAGCCAATACCCGCGCATTACAGCCAAGCATCATATCATCAGCTTCATTTGCGATTATTTCCGCCTGATTATTACTTCGAACCTGCAGCCATTCCAACTGGAATCGCTGATGGATGCTGAAATAGAAACACATCATCAGGAAGAAATGATTCCCGCGAATGCAGTCACAAAACTTGCAGATGGAATGCCCGCTTTTGGTATTGTCGCAGCTGTTCTTGGGGTAGTGCATACCATGGAGTCCATTAATCTTCCACCGGCACAGCTAGGCGTACTTGTCGCACAGGCTCTGGTGGGCACTTTTCTGGGTATTCTATTGGGCTATGGTTTTATTGGTCCTGTTGCGCAAGCGATGGAACAACGCGCCAATCAGACACAGATTATGCTGAACTGCATTAAAGTCATCATCCTGGCCAGTTTGCACAATAACCCGCCTATCATTTCTTTAGAGTTTGGACGAAAAGTATTATTCAATGATGAACGACCTTCCTTCAATGAGCTCAGTGAGGAAATTAAAACGCCCAAAACGGCATAG
- the motB gene encoding flagellar motor protein MotB gives MASKEETPPIIIKKNRGHHSGHHGGSWKIAYADFVTAMMAFFLLMWLLASLNKAQKEGLAEYFKQPLKISLISGDSMGSRELTVQGGGDNLKKKDGQVSGDNQPAKEGQQSTAGNLQQNEMKQLQELKSNIMLSIDNDPSLAELKDRMLMDVTSEGLRIQLIDNDDKPMFGLGSDEIDPAMAQILAKITVLLNEVPNKVTIQGHTDAHPYHNPEDLEQTNWELSTQRANTARRALLKAGLKEDKVMRVTGYASTVLLDKKNPLNPKNRRISIIVMKKNASAKLLEND, from the coding sequence ATGGCCAGCAAAGAAGAAACACCCCCCATTATTATAAAAAAGAACCGGGGCCATCATTCTGGCCACCATGGAGGCTCGTGGAAAATTGCCTATGCGGATTTCGTAACCGCAATGATGGCCTTTTTTCTGCTAATGTGGCTGCTGGCTTCCTTAAATAAAGCACAGAAAGAAGGCTTGGCTGAGTATTTCAAACAACCGCTCAAAATATCGTTGATTAGCGGTGACAGTATGGGATCCCGTGAACTGACTGTACAAGGCGGCGGTGATAATCTGAAAAAAAAGGATGGCCAGGTTTCAGGGGATAACCAGCCTGCCAAGGAGGGTCAGCAATCGACTGCCGGCAATCTCCAGCAAAATGAAATGAAGCAGTTACAGGAACTGAAATCCAATATCATGCTCAGCATCGACAATGATCCTTCTTTGGCTGAGTTAAAAGATAGAATGTTGATGGATGTCACTTCTGAAGGATTACGTATCCAGTTGATAGATAATGACGACAAGCCGATGTTTGGATTGGGCAGTGACGAAATCGATCCGGCCATGGCGCAAATCCTTGCGAAAATTACAGTGCTGTTGAACGAGGTTCCTAATAAAGTCACTATCCAGGGTCATACAGATGCCCACCCCTACCACAATCCCGAGGATTTGGAACAAACCAACTGGGAACTCTCAACGCAGCGGGCTAATACCGCAAGAAGGGCTTTGCTGAAAGCAGGCTTGAAGGAGGATAAGGTCATGCGCGTTACCGGCTATGCATCCACGGTGTTATTGGATAAAAAGAATCCGTTGAATCCAAAAAATCGGCGCATCAGTATCATTGTGATGAAGAAAAATGCATCCGCTAAACTATTAGAGAATGATTAG
- a CDS encoding DUF2157 domain-containing protein produces MKISSRLLHKAVEEKIIDETQAARLLEFIKVESAHEPHFDLTNVLYYLGGLIAIGAMSLFMNVSWEHYGGMGIFYVSLLYAVVGLGLANIMAKKNYPIPAGICATFVIVLTPIAIYGLQKGMGWWPDDSVYNELHYWVHWHWIYMELGTLIVGVIMAWLYRYPFMIMPIAVTLWYLSMDVAALIVDPHSMDFDFKAMISMYIGLITVLIAFWVDVRSRHSADYAFWLYIFGVIAFWGGLTCQSSDSELSKFFYLCINLVMIIIGVILNRKVFVIFGGIGVAFYLGHLASNVFKDSLGFPAALACIGLLIIYLGTLWHKNEDKLRIKLQSLLPKPLQELLQARI; encoded by the coding sequence ATGAAAATTTCAAGCAGGCTTTTGCATAAAGCAGTTGAAGAGAAAATCATTGATGAAACTCAGGCAGCCCGGTTACTTGAATTCATCAAAGTAGAATCAGCCCATGAACCCCATTTTGATTTAACCAATGTCCTCTATTATCTGGGAGGCTTAATTGCCATTGGTGCCATGTCTTTGTTCATGAATGTCAGCTGGGAGCATTATGGCGGCATGGGTATATTCTATGTCTCCTTACTTTATGCAGTGGTTGGGCTTGGCTTGGCCAATATCATGGCCAAGAAAAACTACCCGATACCCGCCGGGATCTGTGCCACTTTTGTAATCGTTTTAACCCCAATTGCGATTTATGGTTTACAAAAAGGGATGGGGTGGTGGCCTGATGACAGTGTCTACAATGAATTACATTATTGGGTGCACTGGCACTGGATTTATATGGAGTTAGGCACTCTAATAGTCGGCGTCATCATGGCCTGGCTGTATCGATATCCTTTCATGATTATGCCAATCGCCGTAACACTCTGGTATCTTTCCATGGATGTGGCTGCTTTAATTGTTGATCCGCATTCTATGGATTTTGATTTCAAGGCGATGATTTCCATGTATATCGGACTAATCACTGTTCTGATTGCTTTTTGGGTGGATGTTCGTTCGCGCCACTCAGCTGATTACGCATTCTGGCTTTATATTTTTGGTGTAATTGCCTTCTGGGGAGGGCTAACCTGCCAGAGTTCTGACAGTGAGCTGTCAAAATTCTTCTATTTATGCATTAATCTAGTGATGATCATTATTGGTGTGATTCTAAACCGAAAAGTGTTTGTTATCTTCGGTGGAATAGGTGTGGCCTTTTATCTGGGACATCTGGCATCCAATGTATTTAAAGACAGTTTGGGATTCCCTGCGGCTTTGGCCTGTATCGGCCTCCTTATCATTTACCTGGGCACCTTATGGCATAAAAACGAAGACAAGTTACGAATAAAACTTCAATCCTTGCTTCCCAAACCTTTGCAGGAATTATTGCAGGCGAGGATTTGA
- a CDS encoding ATP-binding cassette domain-containing protein — MSIVTLNRVILNVGGNRLLDEADWQIQPQDRVALVGRNGAGKSSLLRLLQGELIPDGGQISRLSGLRIAGLTQEVPVHDNETVYHFLVKSLGETGEVLAEFHQLSQGKDLDALARCQQKMDNLHAWDLLPRVDTMATRLGIDPSARMDKLSGGMKRRALLAAALIANPDLLLLDEPTNHLDVEAIEWLESYLKTYQGAVLLVTHDRAFLSAVSNRIVEIDRGKLYTHECDYETYLDRREAMRVTEQRHNELFDKRLAEEEVWIRTGIKARRTRNEGRVRALKAMREQYKARRTQLGKVKTLNLEVAQSGNVVVEAEKLNYKIGDKTILRDFSLLLTRGDKLGIIGPNGCGKTTLVRLLLGELQPDSGSIKRGTSLAVAYFDQLRRQLDEQQTVMANVAEGADYVTINGKQKHVASYLKEFLFPAERFNQPVSSLSGGERNRLLLAKLLAKPVNFLVMDEPTNDLDIETMELLESMLVDYPGTLILISHDRAFINQVVTSVLVWEGEGQFHEYVGGYDDYRMQKKSQRQTTATPAAKAAPKRSTASTKLSFNEQRELAKLPQQIEALEEKIAKAQLKMTEADFYQQDTQAIAAFGQQLQQDESELAKLYARWEELEG, encoded by the coding sequence ATGAGTATTGTGACATTGAATCGGGTCATCTTGAATGTGGGCGGTAATCGGCTGCTTGATGAAGCCGATTGGCAAATCCAGCCCCAGGATCGCGTTGCCCTGGTAGGTCGGAATGGTGCTGGTAAATCATCCTTGCTGCGCTTATTACAAGGCGAATTAATTCCCGATGGCGGCCAAATCAGCCGCCTTAGCGGTTTACGAATTGCTGGATTAACCCAGGAAGTTCCGGTTCATGATAATGAAACCGTGTATCATTTTCTCGTGAAAAGCCTGGGCGAGACAGGCGAAGTACTTGCTGAGTTTCATCAATTATCACAAGGCAAGGATTTAGATGCCTTGGCCCGTTGCCAGCAGAAAATGGATAATTTGCATGCCTGGGATCTCCTGCCCAGGGTTGATACCATGGCTACGCGCCTTGGCATTGATCCATCAGCGAGGATGGATAAATTATCCGGTGGAATGAAAAGGCGCGCGCTTCTGGCTGCTGCTTTAATCGCCAATCCTGATCTCTTGCTTCTGGACGAACCCACCAACCATCTGGATGTGGAAGCCATTGAATGGCTGGAGTCCTATTTAAAAACTTATCAGGGCGCAGTGCTGCTGGTTACCCATGACCGGGCATTTCTTAGTGCAGTATCGAATCGTATAGTTGAAATCGACAGGGGTAAACTTTACACCCATGAATGCGATTACGAAACTTATCTTGATCGGCGTGAGGCGATGCGGGTTACCGAGCAGCGCCATAATGAATTATTCGACAAACGCCTGGCAGAAGAAGAGGTGTGGATACGAACTGGTATTAAGGCAAGGCGGACGCGTAATGAGGGACGGGTGCGTGCTTTGAAGGCTATGCGCGAACAATATAAAGCGCGAAGAACCCAGCTTGGTAAAGTAAAAACGCTCAATCTTGAGGTCGCCCAGTCTGGGAATGTAGTCGTTGAAGCGGAGAAACTGAATTACAAAATAGGGGATAAAACAATCCTCCGCGATTTTTCACTGCTTCTTACGCGTGGCGATAAACTGGGAATTATTGGGCCCAATGGCTGTGGCAAAACTACGCTCGTTCGCCTTCTTCTTGGCGAATTGCAGCCGGATTCTGGCAGCATTAAACGGGGGACATCTCTGGCGGTTGCCTATTTTGACCAGTTAAGGCGGCAATTGGATGAACAGCAAACGGTAATGGCTAATGTGGCTGAAGGCGCTGATTATGTCACTATCAATGGCAAACAAAAGCATGTGGCCAGCTATCTCAAGGAATTCCTGTTCCCCGCTGAACGTTTTAACCAGCCCGTTTCCAGTCTGTCGGGCGGCGAAAGAAATCGCCTGCTATTGGCAAAACTGCTTGCCAAGCCCGTTAATTTTCTGGTGATGGACGAGCCCACCAATGATCTCGATATTGAAACCATGGAGCTTTTGGAAAGTATGCTGGTTGATTACCCCGGCACGCTAATCCTGATCAGCCATGACCGCGCGTTTATCAATCAGGTGGTCACCAGCGTGCTGGTTTGGGAAGGCGAAGGGCAGTTTCATGAGTACGTGGGCGGCTATGATGATTACCGCATGCAGAAAAAATCGCAACGTCAGACCACCGCGACACCCGCAGCAAAAGCAGCGCCGAAACGCAGCACCGCTTCAACTAAATTAAGCTTTAATGAGCAGCGTGAACTCGCGAAATTACCACAGCAGATTGAAGCCCTGGAAGAAAAAATTGCTAAAGCACAACTGAAAATGACAGAAGCTGATTTTTACCAGCAAGACACCCAGGCAATTGCTGCCTTTGGCCAGCAGTTGCAACAGGATGAGAGCGAGCTGGCCAAGCTATATGCCCGCTGGGAGGAGCTGGAGGGGTAG
- a CDS encoding retropepsin-like aspartic protease family protein has product MDNNQYAHTGRRMFIITWILFFGLLFVFFYFHGQSGEGSFESHPGKVIITADEQGHYRIDGTIDDKPVHFIVDTGATLLAIPERVARDLNLSGRYPITMQIAKGTVEGSLTRVSKLSFGNFTLYDVKAVIILGSEEDTLLMGMNVLSHFSLTQTNKKLVIEK; this is encoded by the coding sequence GTGGATAATAATCAGTATGCCCATACCGGGCGTCGTATGTTTATTATCACCTGGATCCTTTTTTTTGGCCTGTTGTTTGTATTTTTTTATTTTCATGGCCAGTCGGGTGAGGGCAGCTTCGAAAGCCATCCTGGTAAAGTCATTATTACCGCAGATGAACAGGGCCATTATCGTATCGATGGAACGATTGACGATAAACCTGTTCATTTTATTGTGGATACTGGGGCAACACTGTTGGCTATACCCGAGAGAGTCGCCCGGGATTTAAACTTAAGCGGGCGCTACCCGATTACCATGCAAATTGCAAAAGGGACGGTGGAGGGCTCTTTAACCCGGGTTAGCAAACTCAGTTTTGGCAACTTTACCCTGTATGACGTAAAAGCGGTTATCATCCTGGGCAGCGAAGAAGATACTTTATTAATGGGTATGAACGTGTTATCCCATTTTAGCCTTACGCAAACGAATAAGAAGCTGGTTATTGAGAAGTAG
- a CDS encoding RidA family protein yields MQSIHTEQAPAAIGTYSQAIRCGSTVYLSGQVPLDPATGIICSDEIRLQIDQVLNNLTAVCKASGGSLANIVKLNVYLTDLNHFPLVNEAMSRYFVEPFPARAAIGVSALPRGSQVEMDGIMVLDNSAQE; encoded by the coding sequence ATGCAATCAATCCATACGGAGCAGGCGCCAGCCGCCATTGGCACTTACAGCCAAGCTATTCGCTGCGGTAGCACTGTCTATCTTTCAGGCCAGGTCCCTCTGGATCCGGCAACCGGTATTATATGTAGTGATGAAATTCGACTGCAGATTGATCAGGTATTAAATAATCTGACCGCTGTTTGTAAAGCCTCTGGAGGCAGTCTGGCGAATATTGTTAAATTGAACGTCTATCTGACTGATTTAAATCATTTCCCTCTCGTGAATGAAGCCATGAGCCGTTATTTTGTCGAGCCTTTTCCCGCACGGGCGGCTATCGGGGTATCTGCTTTACCACGGGGATCCCAGGTAGAGATGGATGGTATTATGGTGCTTGACAATTCAGCTCAGGAATAA
- the spoT gene encoding bifunctional GTP diphosphokinase/guanosine-3',5'-bis pyrophosphate 3'-pyrophosphohydrolase, which translates to MSYFKELHEELQHYLEQQQVEKCHQAYLVAEKAHHGQMRRSGEPYITHPVAAALILARMRLDYQTIMATLLHDVVEDTSVSKEELNQLFGEEVTALVDGVTKLTKIKFESRAEAQAENFRKMVLAMVKDIRVIIVKLADRYHNMKTLGAMPASKRRRIAIETLEIYAPIANRLGMHAIYVGLEDLGFQALYPMRCRAIKSAVEKSRGNRRELTQKIEHDLEEALRQLNIPYEHVFGRQKHLYSIYRKMRQKKASFTEITDVFAFRVITEDIDACYRVMGALHRTYKPVPQRFKDYIGIPKANGYQSLHTTLFGPFGVPLEVQIRTRDMDKVAENGVAAHWIYKSAGLEVNEAQLRAREWVQRLLEMQRSTGSSLEFIENVKIDLFPDEVYVFTPKGHIMELPKGATPVDFAYTVHSGVGNSCVAAKVNRRLVPLSIPLTNGQTVEIITAPGAHPNPAWLNFVVTGKARSNIRHFLKSQQHAESIVMGKRLLEQALAELSSDYAKVPPESLQAILHDLNYKSSDELLYAIGIGNQMPMVIAKRLVVRSEPAELDKNGKSRPLAIKGTEGMVVHFAECCQPIPGDSIVGRFQQGRGIIVHASDCQMIHHVRSPEQFIALRWDEQVEGEFWVDITVEVANQRGVLAALATAISEAESNIGNINVDPRDGRHNAVTFSISVRDRTHLARVMRRLRSNNVVMRLYRKKQGE; encoded by the coding sequence GTGAGCTACTTTAAGGAGTTACACGAGGAGCTTCAACATTATCTTGAGCAACAGCAGGTTGAAAAGTGCCATCAGGCTTATCTGGTTGCGGAAAAAGCTCACCACGGACAAATGCGCCGCTCAGGTGAGCCTTATATTACCCATCCAGTAGCAGCTGCGCTGATTCTTGCCCGGATGCGTCTTGACTATCAAACCATTATGGCAACCCTGTTGCATGATGTGGTTGAGGATACTTCAGTCAGCAAGGAAGAGCTAAACCAGTTGTTTGGTGAAGAAGTCACCGCTCTGGTTGACGGCGTTACCAAGCTGACAAAAATAAAATTTGAATCCCGCGCCGAAGCCCAGGCGGAAAATTTCCGCAAAATGGTTCTGGCGATGGTCAAAGATATTCGGGTTATCATCGTCAAATTAGCCGACCGTTACCACAATATGAAAACTCTGGGGGCAATGCCAGCGTCCAAACGCAGGCGCATTGCTATTGAAACCCTGGAGATTTACGCACCGATTGCCAATCGATTGGGTATGCATGCCATTTATGTCGGTTTAGAGGATCTGGGCTTTCAGGCACTTTACCCAATGCGTTGCCGTGCCATCAAATCGGCAGTTGAAAAATCACGGGGAAATCGCCGGGAGCTGACTCAAAAAATCGAACACGATTTGGAAGAAGCGCTTAGGCAGCTCAATATTCCCTATGAGCATGTATTTGGCAGACAAAAGCATTTATACAGTATTTATCGAAAAATGCGCCAGAAAAAGGCCTCGTTTACTGAAATTACCGATGTGTTTGCTTTCCGGGTGATCACCGAAGATATTGATGCCTGTTATCGCGTGATGGGTGCTTTGCATCGCACTTATAAACCTGTTCCGCAGCGTTTCAAGGATTATATCGGGATCCCCAAGGCAAATGGCTACCAATCATTACATACCACGTTATTTGGCCCTTTCGGTGTTCCCCTGGAAGTGCAGATTCGTACACGCGATATGGATAAAGTGGCTGAAAATGGTGTGGCGGCACACTGGATCTATAAATCTGCAGGCCTGGAAGTCAATGAGGCCCAACTGCGCGCCAGGGAGTGGGTACAGCGTTTGTTAGAAATGCAGCGCAGCACTGGCAGCTCACTTGAATTTATTGAAAACGTCAAAATCGATTTATTTCCTGATGAGGTTTACGTTTTTACACCCAAGGGCCATATTATGGAGCTCCCTAAGGGTGCTACGCCGGTTGATTTTGCTTACACTGTGCATTCAGGAGTAGGGAATAGTTGCGTGGCGGCCAAGGTGAACCGCCGGCTGGTGCCGCTGAGTATTCCCTTGACCAATGGGCAGACGGTGGAAATTATCACTGCACCGGGAGCGCATCCCAATCCGGCCTGGCTTAATTTTGTCGTTACCGGAAAAGCAAGAAGCAATATCCGCCATTTTCTGAAAAGCCAGCAGCATGCTGAGTCCATTGTAATGGGTAAGCGTCTGTTAGAGCAGGCACTTGCGGAATTATCATCCGATTATGCGAAAGTACCCCCCGAATCATTACAGGCTATACTTCATGACTTGAATTATAAATCCAGTGATGAATTACTCTATGCTATTGGGATTGGTAATCAAATGCCAATGGTGATCGCCAAACGCCTGGTGGTTCGCTCTGAACCGGCCGAGCTTGATAAAAATGGTAAAAGCCGCCCGCTGGCCATCAAAGGCACCGAAGGGATGGTGGTCCATTTTGCAGAATGCTGCCAGCCTATACCTGGCGACAGCATTGTCGGTCGTTTCCAGCAAGGGCGAGGCATTATCGTGCATGCAAGTGATTGTCAGATGATTCATCATGTACGAAGCCCCGAGCAGTTCATCGCCCTGCGCTGGGATGAACAGGTTGAGGGTGAATTCTGGGTCGATATTACGGTTGAAGTGGCCAATCAGCGAGGCGTTCTTGCTGCCTTGGCGACTGCTATTTCTGAAGCAGAGTCCAATATCGGCAACATTAATGTGGATCCGCGCGACGGGCGTCATAATGCCGTCACTTTTTCAATCAGTGTGCGTGACAGAACCCATTTGGCGCGTGTTATGCGGCGCCTTCGTTCTAACAATGTGGTCATGCGCCTTTATCGAAAGAAACAAGGGGAATAA
- the rpoZ gene encoding DNA-directed RNA polymerase subunit omega gives MARVTVEDCLEHVANRFELVMVATKRAREIAVRGEQPLVEWENDKPTVVALREIAAGLVKPDILDKD, from the coding sequence ATGGCACGTGTCACAGTAGAAGATTGTTTGGAACATGTTGCAAATCGTTTTGAATTAGTGATGGTTGCAACCAAGAGAGCGCGTGAAATTGCAGTCCGCGGCGAGCAGCCTTTGGTTGAGTGGGAAAACGATAAACCTACTGTCGTTGCCTTAAGAGAAATTGCAGCGGGATTAGTTAAACCAGATATCCTGGATAAAGATTAA
- the gmk gene encoding guanylate kinase produces the protein MANDGTGNLFIVAAPSGGGKTSLVKELVTSLPDIEISISHTTRLMRPGEKDAVDYFFISENEFQAMIEASAFIEYARVFNHYYGTSVAQIKERLASGIDVVLDIDWQGAQQIRRLFPESVSVFIIPPSLEILKQRLQNRKQDNEAVIGSRMQQAQEELSHYAEFDYLIVNDNFDLAAQELRAIVLANRLNIQRQSVKIAKLLSFLLASK, from the coding sequence ATGGCGAATGATGGCACAGGAAATTTATTTATCGTAGCCGCCCCATCTGGCGGCGGAAAAACCAGTCTGGTGAAAGAATTGGTTACCAGCCTGCCTGACATTGAGATATCTATTTCGCATACCACCCGCTTAATGCGTCCCGGTGAGAAAGATGCAGTCGATTATTTTTTTATCTCCGAGAACGAGTTTCAGGCAATGATTGAAGCGTCGGCATTTATCGAATATGCCCGGGTATTCAATCATTATTATGGGACATCAGTCGCCCAGATAAAGGAGAGGCTGGCATCCGGGATTGATGTGGTGCTGGATATTGACTGGCAGGGCGCACAGCAAATCAGACGGTTATTCCCGGAATCAGTCAGTGTTTTTATTATTCCGCCCTCGCTGGAAATTTTAAAGCAGCGCCTGCAAAATCGTAAACAGGATAATGAAGCTGTTATTGGCAGCCGCATGCAGCAGGCACAGGAAGAGTTAAGCCATTATGCTGAATTTGATTATTTAATAGTGAATGATAATTTTGATCTGGCTGCCCAGGAACTGCGAGCTATCGTCTTGGCCAATCGGCTAAACATACAGAGGCAATCTGTAAAGATTGCAAAATTACTTTCCTTCTTACTGGCATCCAAGTAA